A segment of the Cottoperca gobio unplaced genomic scaffold, fCotGob3.1 fCotGob3_386arrow_ctg1, whole genome shotgun sequence genome:
ATAAAGTCATATCGCGCTGACCTAATTTTAAAGATGACTTATTTTTTGTCGTTCTCTTCAATGTCTTCATCAATATTTGGGTTTATTTGGTCATATGATGCTCCCGTTTATcttctttactttgtgtgttttcttccaggaGGAGCAGCATCAGGAGATCTCTCCACAGTCGTACGATGAGGAGGAAGGACTTGGAGGGCAGGAGAACGGACAGGACTTCACCGAGTTCCACCCCGCCGACGACCACTCTGCAGACTACGGCTTCATCTTCGCCCTGGTGTTCCTGGTGAGCGGGATCGTCCTGGTGATCATCGCCTACACCATCCCCCGAGAGGCCAAGGTCGACCCGGACTCCGTGTCGGCCCGCCAAATGGAGAAGCTGGAGATGTACTACGCCCAGCTGGGTTCCCATCTGGACAAGTGCATCATTGCGGGCCTGGGCCTGCTGACTCTGGGGGGGATGTTCCTGTCCGTGCTGCTCATGGTGTCCATCTGCCGGGGCGAGATGTACCGACGCAGGGCGGCGTTTGTTCGACCCAAGAGGACTTACGGCTCCATCAACATGAGGATGAAGCAGCTGGCGACaggagaggcaggaggaggCAGCGAGG
Coding sequences within it:
- the tmem74b gene encoding transmembrane protein 74B produces the protein MESSFNAVELRELRGGGSRGGVAPTPATVACAARGFENASYLQDEEHEDRQQGATVPAGCPPSTSGNSKEEQHQEISPQSYDEEEGLGGQENGQDFTEFHPADDHSADYGFIFALVFLVSGIVLVIIAYTIPREAKVDPDSVSARQMEKLEMYYAQLGSHLDKCIIAGLGLLTLGGMFLSVLLMVSICRGEMYRRRAAFVRPKRTYGSINMRMKQLATGEAGGGSEGGDGGEGFLVEHAETRINTQPGPSRDSKSEPGPSNPPPPAALSSSSSSSAAAHGVN